The genome window CCTAGACAACAGGAGGCTGTACATTACTGTGATGGCCCCCTCTTAGTCTTAGCAGGAGCAGGAAGCGGTAAGACAAGAGTCTTAACCCATAAAATTGCTTATTTGATTGAAAAGGGATATGCGTCTCCATCTGGGATTTTAGCTGTAACGTTTACGAATAAAGCAGCTAGAGAGATGAAAGAGAGAGTCGAAGCCATTTCTGGAGAGAAGGCCTCGGCAATGCAGGTTAGCACCTTTCACTCTTTTGGCTTGCACTTCCTTTTTCGCAATAGTGACCAATTGGAATTTATTGGTTTGAAAAGGGGATTTGCTATTTTTGATCGCAACGATAGCCGAGCTCTTGTCAAGAAAGTGATGGAAGATCTGAAACTGGATCCTAAACAAATTGACCCAACGCACGTTCTTGATCGTATTTCGAAGGCAAAGACTGATGGTGACCCGAAAACCCTTGAACCTGTTGGGCTTGAAGGAATAGAACATGAAGTATATAGAAAATATAATGATGAACTTCGTCAACAGAATGCAGTAGATTTTGACGACCTTCTTATTTTGCCTCTTCATCTTCTAACAGCGGATCAGGATTTGTGCAAAAAGGAACAGGCCCGTTTGGAATGGGTTCTTGTTGATGAATACCAGGATGTTAATAAACCCCAATATCTGCTCTTACGCCGTTTAATCGGAACGTCAGGCCATATTATGGTTGTGGGTGATCCTGACCAATCCATATACGGTTGGCGTGGAGCCGATATGACAATGATTCTAAATTTTGAGAAAGACTTCCCCGCTGCAAAAGTTGTTGTTCTTGACCAGAACTATAGGTCTACAGGTAATATATTAAAAGCGGCAAATTCGGTCATTCTCAGCAATATCCGAAGAAAACAGAAGAATCTTTGGACTGCCAGAGATATGGGAGAAAAAATTTATGTGCTTCTCTCTCCTAACGAGTATAAAGAAGCGGATTTCATCGTATCAGAAATTAAAAAATTACATGATTTCCGAGGCTATAAATATGGAGACATGGCTGTTTTATATCGAATAAATGCAATGAGCCGTATTTATGAGCAAAAATGTATTGAAAAAGGAGTTCCTTATAGAGTAGTGCGAGGAACAGCTTTCTATGATCGTAAAGAAATTAAAGATGTAATATCCTTTATGCGGTTGGCTGTCAATCCTCTTGATGGAGCATCACTTTCGAGAATAGCAAACGTTCCTACACGTGGCCTGGGGAAGAAAAGTTTAGAAAAGCTTTCTTCTATATTGGCCTCCTTCCCAGCGATGGAAGCAGAGCAAGTATGGTCTGTTCTTTCTTCGGGGAAAGATTTAGATTTGACAGGTAAAGCTAAAACAGGCGCTATGGAGTTAGCTACACATATGGAAAACATCTTAAGAAAATCCGGATGTTTCCGCGATGTTCTTCTTTACATTCTTGATAGCATAGGGTATGAAGATCAATTAAAGAAAGATGACCCAGATGGTTGGGAAGAGCGAGTTGAGAATATCAGGGAATTAGGTTCGTTAATTTCTACTGGTGGAGATTTAGCTGAGGTCTTGGCGGAAGTAGCTCTTTTTACAGATTTTGAAACAACTGATATGGACGATATGGGGGCTGTTAATTTCCTTACGTTACATGCCGCGAAGGGATTGGAGTTTCCCGTAGTTTTTCTTGTCGGACTCGAAGAAGCTATTTTCCCTCACTTTAAATGTTTAGAAGATCAAGATAGTCTCGAAGAAGAACGACGCTTGTGCTATGTTGGTATGACACGGGCAGAAGAGAAATTATATATGACTGGAGCGCGAAGTCGGCGCCTTTTTGGAACCGTTTTCCGTAATGGCCTTTCCCGTTTTTTATGGGAGATTCCAGACGGGACCAAAAATGTTGATGATCGGGGCGAGGAGGAGATGTCCTATGCTAGTTTTGGGCGTGACAGGAGACGTTGGGGCTGGTAAGTCTACTGTAAGTCGAATCTGGAAAAGCCTTGGTGCAAGTATTATTGATGCAGACGTCTTGGCGCATGAAGCGTGGAAGGATTCCACTGTTTTAAGACGAGCAAGTGAGAGATGGGGAAGCCAGGTTCTTCTTTCTAACGGACAGATTAACCCTTCTGCTGTAGCATCAATTGTTTTTTCTGACTCCTCTGAATATGAATGGGTATGTTCTATGCTTCACCCTACAATTCGCATGGAAATGGAGCGACAAGTAACGTCTTTAAATGGATGGGTTGTTGCCGAAATACCGCTTCTTTTTGAAAACGGCGTTCCATGGTGGATTGACTTTACTGTCTATGTTACAGCTCCCCTTGAGCTGCGTCTTGCAAGAAATGAAGTTCGAGGCTGGACGAAAGAGGAGATAGAACGTCGAGAGCGGTTTCTTCGCAATGCTGATGAGAAAGCGGAAGAAGCCGATTTAGTTGTGAGAAACGATGTTTCTATTCATGATCTTGAGCAAAGTCTAAGCCGATATGCTGCTATGTTTAAAAAAATGGCAGCTTTTTGTGAAATCAGAGCATATTCTTCCCATGAACTTATTCTTCGTAAAGCGGCCATACGGCTAGGAGCATCAGGTCTCGTGTCAAGAATTGAAATCGAGCCTTTGACGAATGCTCTTGTGCAAGGCGGAACTCTTTCCATGGGCAAGCGGTATATGATGCGTGGCTATTCATGTGAATTTCATTGGCCTTCTCTCGAAAAAATGTTATATGAAGAAAGTATTGAAGACGCTGAATGTTACGCTCTTCGTCGGTTATCTCGACCTCTTAGAAATAATCTGGTGGAGGAAATTGTCGGGTGAAAATAATAACGAGTCATATGGGCAATGATTTTGATTCTATAGCGAGTATGGTTGCTGCGTCGAAGCTGTATCCTGATGCTGTTCTTTCTTTATCCGGATCAACCAGTAGAACTGTGCGCGACTTTTTAAGGAAATTCCCTCAACGTTGGCCCATCGTGACTCCCCGTAAAGTAAGAAAAGATGAGGTAACGCAGCTTATTGTTGTCGATACACGTTCCCGATCAAGAATTGGTCCCTTTGCCACACTTTTGGGTAGACATGACGTTTCAGTTCATGTATATGATCACCATCCTCCTTCATCAGATGATATTGATGGAGAATTAATGGTTATTGATCCTGTAGGTGCTACGAGCACTCTTCTTGTAGAAATTCTTTTACAGCGTCATATTCATATAACTCCCCATGAAGCGACTCTATTTGCCATGGGAATCTACGAAGATACGGGTGGTTTAACTTTCGGTGGTACAACTGTTAGAGATTTTACAGCTATATCGAATTTGAAAGAACTGGGCGCTGATTTAACGATTATCCCAGCTCATATTGAAATGAGTTTCTCAGCCTCTGAACGGAGAATATTGGATTTACTTATAGAAAATGCATGGGTTCGTTATATTAATGGAGCGCGGGTAGTTCTTTCTTATACCGCGTCTTCTGTATATGTTGATGGCCTTTCTCTTTTCGTTCACCGCTTGCGTGACTATTTCACGGCAGATATTGCATTAGCTGCTGTTCGGATGGAGAAGAGAACGTATGTTGTCGCGCGAAGCCATGAAAACATACTCGATGTATCAAAGTTTTTAGCCCATCTTGGCGGAGGAGGTCATCCTCAAGCTTCCTCTGTTACTCTACATAATGTTCGCCCTCTTTCCATTCTTGAAACGTTGGAAAAGAAATTGGAAGAATCAATCCAACCACGGCTCAAAGTTGAAGATATTATGACGAGTCCTGTTATGGCTGTTGAGCCTGATTCTTCTGTAAATGATGCTTACCGAACAATGATTCGTTATGGACATTCAGCACTCCCCGTTGTTTTTGCAGGGAGGGTCCGAGGTATTATTACTCGGAAAGACCTTGATAAAGCTCAGCTTCATGGTTTCGGATTAGCCCTTGTCAAAGAATTTATGACAGAGAGTGTTATTTCCGTAGCAAAAGAAGCCTCCATTTCAGAAGCTCATCGAATTCTTGTCTTTCATAACATAGGAAGACTTCCAGTGCTTGATGGGAAAGAGTTAGTAGGTATCATTACACGTACAGATCTCGTAAGAGCACTGTATCCAGAATCGCTCCCTCCTGAAGAGAGAAAAATTGCGCCGGAGCTTCCATGGTCTGACAATTTAGAACTTCTTTTGCAGAAGAAGTTGAAACCAAGGCAATTAGAAGTGCTTACCTATCTGGGAGAAAGAGCGGAAGCTCTTGGCATGAAAGCATATATCGTTGGAGGCATAGTGAGAGACCTCATGCTCGGTAGAGAAAGCCTTGATTTAGATGTTGTTGTTGAGGGTAATGCTGTCGATTTTTTAAAAAGTTTAAAACAGGAAGATTGTCACATATCAGTTCATGAACGTTATAAGACTGGGACTCTTGTTTTTGGAGATGGTGTAAAAGTAGATGTTGCTACAGCTAGACGTGAATTTTATGAATATCCACTTGCTCAGCCAAAAGTATCAAGCGACTCATTAAAACATGATCTTTATCGACGAGACTTTACTATTAATGCTATGGCAATTTCTATCACTCCTTCAACATGGGGAACTCTTGTCGATTATTTTGGCGGTCGGCGGGATTTGAAGAAGAAGACGCTCAAGGTTTTACACAATTTAAGTTTTGTAGAAGATTCTACGCGAGTTATACGTGGTATTCGCCTTGAACAACGCTTAAATTTCCATATAGAAGATAATACGTTAAGGCTTTTAACGAGTTGTTTGCGTGGTGGTTTGTTATCTCGATTATCTGGGTACCGCCTTCGTAGTGAACTAGAGTTGACAATGCAGGAAAAAAATCCCTATCCTGCATTAAAAAGAATGTCGGAATTATCGGTATGGGATATTCTTTTCCCAGGAATACGAATTGGTAAAACGACAATGAGAACCATTCGTCGTCTTTCGGCGTTTCTGGCTAGAATCTCAAGAGATTTTCCTGATTTTAAAGGGGACGAGTGGCTTGCTTTTCTTGCAGCACTAGCAATGGAATCTGACGAAACTATACAATCATCGGTATTAGATCGTTTAAGTCTTGCTCCAAGAGAACGGGAAATCATGGTACAATCCCTCGACGGACTTGGTGCAGCTGAGCAAGATCTCGGCGGTCGAATTCCGAAAAAGAATTCAGAGATTTACC of Aminobacterium sp. MB27-C1 contains these proteins:
- a CDS encoding ATP-dependent helicase, with translation MTVADSILDKLNPRQQEAVHYCDGPLLVLAGAGSGKTRVLTHKIAYLIEKGYASPSGILAVTFTNKAAREMKERVEAISGEKASAMQVSTFHSFGLHFLFRNSDQLEFIGLKRGFAIFDRNDSRALVKKVMEDLKLDPKQIDPTHVLDRISKAKTDGDPKTLEPVGLEGIEHEVYRKYNDELRQQNAVDFDDLLILPLHLLTADQDLCKKEQARLEWVLVDEYQDVNKPQYLLLRRLIGTSGHIMVVGDPDQSIYGWRGADMTMILNFEKDFPAAKVVVLDQNYRSTGNILKAANSVILSNIRRKQKNLWTARDMGEKIYVLLSPNEYKEADFIVSEIKKLHDFRGYKYGDMAVLYRINAMSRIYEQKCIEKGVPYRVVRGTAFYDRKEIKDVISFMRLAVNPLDGASLSRIANVPTRGLGKKSLEKLSSILASFPAMEAEQVWSVLSSGKDLDLTGKAKTGAMELATHMENILRKSGCFRDVLLYILDSIGYEDQLKKDDPDGWEERVENIRELGSLISTGGDLAEVLAEVALFTDFETTDMDDMGAVNFLTLHAAKGLEFPVVFLVGLEEAIFPHFKCLEDQDSLEEERRLCYVGMTRAEEKLYMTGARSRRLFGTVFRNGLSRFLWEIPDGTKNVDDRGEEEMSYASFGRDRRRWGW
- a CDS encoding CBS domain-containing protein; the protein is MKIITSHMGNDFDSIASMVAASKLYPDAVLSLSGSTSRTVRDFLRKFPQRWPIVTPRKVRKDEVTQLIVVDTRSRSRIGPFATLLGRHDVSVHVYDHHPPSSDDIDGELMVIDPVGATSTLLVEILLQRHIHITPHEATLFAMGIYEDTGGLTFGGTTVRDFTAISNLKELGADLTIIPAHIEMSFSASERRILDLLIENAWVRYINGARVVLSYTASSVYVDGLSLFVHRLRDYFTADIALAAVRMEKRTYVVARSHENILDVSKFLAHLGGGGHPQASSVTLHNVRPLSILETLEKKLEESIQPRLKVEDIMTSPVMAVEPDSSVNDAYRTMIRYGHSALPVVFAGRVRGIITRKDLDKAQLHGFGLALVKEFMTESVISVAKEASISEAHRILVFHNIGRLPVLDGKELVGIITRTDLVRALYPESLPPEERKIAPELPWSDNLELLLQKKLKPRQLEVLTYLGERAEALGMKAYIVGGIVRDLMLGRESLDLDVVVEGNAVDFLKSLKQEDCHISVHERYKTGTLVFGDGVKVDVATARREFYEYPLAQPKVSSDSLKHDLYRRDFTINAMAISITPSTWGTLVDYFGGRRDLKKKTLKVLHNLSFVEDSTRVIRGIRLEQRLNFHIEDNTLRLLTSCLRGGLLSRLSGYRLRSELELTMQEKNPYPALKRMSELSVWDILFPGIRIGKTTMRTIRRLSAFLARISRDFPDFKGDEWLAFLAALAMESDETIQSSVLDRLSLAPREREIMVQSLDGLGAAEQDLGGRIPKKNSEIYHYFYEVSPVTALFWSAATERWRVRRRILSFLTKLHKTKSYLTGRDLIQMGYRGGPQLGQILSQLRDRCLDEELTSQEEELAWVQRNFPIKGV
- the coaE gene encoding dephospho-CoA kinase (Dephospho-CoA kinase (CoaE) performs the final step in coenzyme A biosynthesis.), translated to MLVLGVTGDVGAGKSTVSRIWKSLGASIIDADVLAHEAWKDSTVLRRASERWGSQVLLSNGQINPSAVASIVFSDSSEYEWVCSMLHPTIRMEMERQVTSLNGWVVAEIPLLFENGVPWWIDFTVYVTAPLELRLARNEVRGWTKEEIERRERFLRNADEKAEEADLVVRNDVSIHDLEQSLSRYAAMFKKMAAFCEIRAYSSHELILRKAAIRLGASGLVSRIEIEPLTNALVQGGTLSMGKRYMMRGYSCEFHWPSLEKMLYEESIEDAECYALRRLSRPLRNNLVEEIVG